A single window of Caldimicrobium thiodismutans DNA harbors:
- a CDS encoding MarR family transcriptional regulator, whose product MRKRSRPVTLEDVRFVYENYALMSATQIAEKLGISKFQVNKIVNELRKRGIDIPKKIGKKVNIYDAFVNELKKAKKA is encoded by the coding sequence ATGAGAAAGAGAAGTAGGCCTGTTACTTTGGAAGATGTTAGATTTGTTTATGAGAATTATGCTTTGATGAGTGCAACTCAAATAGCTGAAAAGCTGGGTATTAGTAAATTTCAGGTGAACAAAATCGTTAATGAATTGAGAAAGAGAGGAATTGATATTCCTAAGAAAATCGGAAAAAAAGTTAATATTTATGATGCCTTCGTAAATGAGTTAAAAAAAGCTAAAAAGGCTTAG
- the surE gene encoding 5'/3'-nucleotidase SurE, producing the protein MKILLTNDDGIYADGLCGLYFTLSEEHEVYIVAPEVERSAVGHAITIHYPLRVREVRRGKYFWGYAVSGTPADCVKLAIYELIGPVDLVISGINRGANVGINVLYSGTVSAATEAKILGYNGIAVSIDAYENIDYCFTAYFLGKLVKKLNNLSLLRPFCLNVNIPHLNPHQIKGVKFVRQSTAKLREFFEKRLDLHGKIYYWQGAEEHTETDEETDVVALKQGFITITPIQYDLTSYSGLTSLNSQKISIDI; encoded by the coding sequence ATGAAGATACTTCTTACAAATGATGATGGAATTTATGCAGATGGCCTTTGTGGCCTTTATTTTACCTTAAGTGAAGAGCATGAGGTTTATATTGTAGCTCCAGAAGTAGAGAGAAGTGCTGTAGGGCATGCTATAACCATTCATTATCCCTTAAGGGTAAGAGAAGTAAGAAGAGGAAAATACTTTTGGGGATATGCGGTCTCAGGAACTCCTGCAGACTGTGTCAAACTTGCCATCTATGAATTAATTGGGCCTGTTGACCTTGTCATCTCAGGAATCAATCGGGGTGCTAATGTGGGTATAAATGTGCTTTATTCAGGGACAGTTTCAGCGGCAACTGAGGCTAAAATTCTTGGTTATAATGGTATAGCGGTATCCATTGATGCTTATGAAAATATTGATTATTGCTTTACTGCCTATTTCCTTGGAAAATTGGTCAAAAAGTTAAATAATCTTTCTTTACTAAGACCATTTTGTCTAAATGTAAATATCCCTCATTTAAATCCACATCAAATAAAAGGGGTAAAATTTGTAAGACAGTCTACTGCTAAGTTAAGGGAATTTTTTGAAAAAAGATTGGATCTTCACGGTAAAATATATTATTGGCAAGGAGCGGAGGAGCATACAGAAACAGATGAAGAAACAGATGTGGTAGCTCTAAAACAGGGATTTATCACTATTACACCCATCCAATATGATCTGACTTCATATTCTGGTTTAACCTCTTTAAATTCTCAGAAGATATCTATTGACATTTAA
- the argJ gene encoding bifunctional glutamate N-acetyltransferase/amino-acid acetyltransferase ArgJ, whose amino-acid sequence MYIPEGFMFSAVASGIRKKDRLDLGLIFCQDKGISWGVFTKNTVKAAPVILGKGHIKNPVTRAILVNSGVANAATGIEGIKRAEELLGALSQILSLRKEEILPASTGVIGEQLPLERILPRLPELINNLSPSHYLAFAHAIMTTDTFPKLSSRKTKEGISILGIAKGAGMIAPNMATMLAFILTDGILSKEDLKRLLQKGVEESFNRITVDGDMSTNDTVYALASRKKHIEDWKEFSHAFTEVLQDLAYMIVKDGEGASKVIKVVVKGTRTKEEAELLARAVAESPLVKTAFYGEDLNWGRIFSALGKTGLPFQPEEVELFLNGLPWIKELTLQNDEEVLKKELFKGEVELSIKLKQGKQSYWLLTCDLTEEYIKINASYRS is encoded by the coding sequence ATGTATATTCCCGAGGGATTTATGTTTTCTGCAGTAGCTTCTGGAATTAGAAAAAAGGATCGTCTTGATCTTGGGTTAATCTTTTGCCAAGATAAAGGTATATCCTGGGGAGTATTTACAAAGAACACTGTAAAGGCAGCTCCGGTTATCCTGGGAAAGGGTCATATCAAAAATCCAGTCACAAGGGCTATTTTAGTTAATAGTGGTGTTGCTAATGCAGCAACGGGAATAGAAGGCATAAAAAGGGCAGAGGAACTTTTAGGAGCGCTCTCCCAGATCCTTTCCTTACGAAAGGAAGAGATTCTACCTGCTTCAACAGGTGTTATAGGGGAGCAACTCCCTCTTGAAAGAATCTTGCCGAGACTTCCTGAACTTATAAATAACCTTTCTCCATCCCATTATCTTGCCTTTGCTCATGCTATTATGACCACAGACACCTTCCCAAAACTGTCTTCCCGCAAGACGAAGGAGGGAATTTCAATTCTGGGTATAGCCAAAGGAGCAGGTATGATTGCACCAAATATGGCTACTATGCTGGCTTTTATTTTAACAGATGGCATCCTTTCAAAGGAGGACTTGAAAAGACTTCTTCAAAAGGGTGTGGAAGAGAGTTTTAACAGAATAACTGTTGATGGGGATATGAGCACCAATGATACAGTTTATGCACTTGCAAGCAGAAAAAAGCATATAGAAGACTGGAAAGAATTTTCGCATGCCTTTACAGAGGTTTTACAGGATCTCGCTTACATGATAGTTAAGGATGGAGAGGGGGCATCAAAGGTGATAAAGGTAGTGGTAAAGGGCACAAGAACCAAGGAGGAGGCTGAGCTTTTAGCAAGAGCTGTGGCAGAGTCACCTCTTGTTAAGACCGCTTTTTATGGAGAGGACCTTAATTGGGGGAGGATCTTTTCTGCCCTTGGAAAAACAGGGCTTCCCTTTCAACCCGAAGAGGTAGAACTTTTTTTAAATGGTCTTCCCTGGATCAAAGAGTTGACCCTGCAGAATGATGAGGAGGTTCTTAAAAAAGAACTTTTTAAAGGGGAGGTTGAGCTATCTATCAAACTTAAGCAGGGGAAACAGAGTTACTGGCTCTTGACCTGTGATCTTACTGAGGAATATATAAAAATAAATGCCAGTTACAGGAGTTAA
- a CDS encoding sulfite exporter TauE/SafE family protein, producing the protein MSETLLLSLIFFLSALVHGLVGFAFALMALPLIALLKGVKFGVPLLSLFSFTINVIMLFVLQEKRILKIPLRFFGVIILGVFLGVRGFTLSSEYSLRILLFLAIFIFFLWEIYQLKYHQHLKFTDNIDPEVFKRPKALLIALLVGFLAGILNTPGPPIVMYLTLLRFDKNLFKATLQLIFAFSAFNAAINHYLTGNLTVELLKIYILNLPVILLGMLFGQKLYGKLSNRVYYYLVNVFLLISALLLLIKPHS; encoded by the coding sequence ATGTCTGAGACGCTTTTGTTAAGCCTTATCTTTTTCCTTTCTGCCCTGGTTCATGGACTTGTGGGCTTTGCCTTTGCTTTGATGGCCCTTCCTTTGATAGCCCTTTTAAAAGGAGTAAAATTTGGGGTTCCCCTTCTATCTCTTTTTTCTTTTACCATAAATGTAATTATGTTATTTGTCCTGCAGGAAAAAAGGATTCTTAAAATTCCCTTGAGATTTTTTGGAGTAATAATACTTGGGGTTTTTCTTGGGGTTAGAGGCTTTACTCTTTCCTCCGAATATAGCCTAAGAATTCTTTTATTTTTAGCCATTTTTATATTTTTTCTTTGGGAGATTTATCAGCTTAAATATCATCAACATCTCAAATTTACTGACAATATTGACCCTGAGGTTTTCAAAAGACCTAAGGCCCTTTTGATTGCCCTTTTAGTTGGATTCTTAGCTGGTATATTAAATACTCCAGGGCCTCCCATTGTTATGTATCTTACCCTTTTGCGCTTTGATAAAAACCTATTTAAGGCTACTTTACAGCTTATTTTTGCCTTTTCTGCCTTTAATGCTGCTATAAATCATTATTTGACCGGAAATTTGACCGTTGAACTCTTGAAAATTTACATACTAAATCTACCTGTAATACTTTTAGGTATGCTTTTTGGGCAAAAACTTTATGGAAAGTTGAGTAATCGGGTATATTATTACCTTGTAAATGTATTTTTATTAATATCAGCCCTTCTTTTACTTATTAAACCCCATTCGTAG
- the pyrE gene encoding orotate phosphoribosyltransferase, whose protein sequence is MREKRKFFRLPFEEKVEFVCPKGIFSGVVKDLSFGGLYIANPDNFPELKDEVDLIFLLKDADPPIKVFMKGRVVRIDKDKGFAIKFMSIPQESFQHLRNYIIYNAPSPEIAELEIKKFLGEFDTAHQIVKAFNVFFLKNEIMPYLLERALLYSPEKPFKLSSGKESPYYLDCRKITLYGPSYQLIGELFWEELRYTDIEGVAGMSMGADPIVCGILSAALSEERALEGILIRKEPKKYGTGKQLEGNFCKGMKIALVEDVVTTGGSLLKAIEACEKEDLNIISVIALVDREEGGKEALKERGYELKSFFTLSEIISTHKELQSS, encoded by the coding sequence ATGCGCGAAAAAAGAAAATTTTTTCGTTTGCCCTTTGAAGAAAAGGTAGAATTTGTCTGTCCTAAGGGCATCTTTTCTGGAGTTGTAAAGGATCTGAGTTTTGGTGGGCTTTATATAGCAAATCCTGATAATTTCCCTGAATTAAAAGATGAAGTGGATCTTATTTTTTTACTTAAAGATGCCGATCCGCCCATTAAGGTTTTTATGAAAGGAAGGGTGGTCCGAATTGATAAAGATAAAGGTTTTGCCATTAAATTCATGAGTATTCCTCAGGAATCTTTCCAGCATCTTAGAAATTACATAATTTATAATGCCCCTTCCCCTGAAATAGCTGAACTTGAGATAAAGAAATTCCTGGGAGAATTTGATACAGCGCATCAAATTGTCAAAGCCTTCAATGTTTTTTTCTTAAAAAATGAGATTATGCCCTATTTACTTGAAAGGGCTTTACTTTATAGTCCTGAAAAACCCTTTAAACTTTCCAGTGGTAAAGAGAGTCCCTATTACCTTGACTGTCGGAAAATAACCCTTTATGGTCCCTCATACCAGCTCATAGGAGAGCTTTTCTGGGAGGAGTTGAGATATACGGATATTGAAGGCGTTGCAGGAATGAGTATGGGGGCTGATCCCATTGTTTGTGGAATTTTGTCAGCGGCTCTTTCTGAAGAGAGAGCTCTTGAAGGCATTTTAATTCGCAAAGAACCCAAAAAATATGGAACAGGGAAACAGCTCGAGGGCAATTTCTGCAAAGGTATGAAAATTGCTTTAGTTGAAGATGTGGTAACTACAGGGGGTTCCCTATTAAAGGCTATAGAGGCCTGTGAGAAAGAAGATTTGAACATTATCAGCGTTATTGCCCTGGTTGATAGAGAGGAAGGGGGCAAAGAGGCCTTAAAAGAAAGAGGCTATGAGCTTAAATCCTTTTTCACCCTCTCAGAAATAATTTCTACCCACAAGGAGCTTCAGTCTTCCTGA
- a CDS encoding ferritin has translation MLKEEMEKALNEQLKWELYSAYLYLAMSAYFEDQGLEGFAHWMKSQTAEEMMHAMKFYKFIAERDGRVVLEEIPAPPKEWENSEDVFDFAYKHEQEVTARINKLMSLAKRLEDYATENFLQWFVEEQVEEEASFKSILSKLRLIKNDPQALFYLDKELGQRPIDLNLLMTQV, from the coding sequence ATGCTTAAAGAAGAAATGGAAAAAGCCCTTAATGAACAACTCAAATGGGAACTTTATTCTGCTTATTTATACTTAGCCATGTCTGCCTATTTTGAGGATCAAGGATTGGAGGGATTTGCTCACTGGATGAAATCTCAGACCGCAGAGGAAATGATGCATGCCATGAAGTTTTACAAGTTTATTGCAGAAAGAGATGGAAGGGTTGTCCTTGAAGAGATTCCCGCTCCACCTAAGGAATGGGAAAACTCTGAAGATGTCTTTGATTTTGCTTATAAACATGAACAAGAGGTTACTGCAAGGATTAATAAACTTATGAGTTTAGCAAAAAGGCTTGAAGACTATGCTACAGAAAATTTCCTCCAATGGTTTGTAGAGGAACAAGTAGAGGAAGAGGCATCTTTTAAGTCCATACTTTCTAAGCTCAGGCTTATTAAAAATGACCCACAGGCCCTATTTTATTTGGATAAAGAGCTTGGCCAGAGGCCCATTGATCTTAATCTCCTTATGACTCAGGTCTAA